A DNA window from Dendrosporobacter quercicolus contains the following coding sequences:
- a CDS encoding GntR family transcriptional regulator: protein MQRRLSPIKLDSYQPLREVVCETLREAIRSGVLQPGERLMEIQLAEELGVSRTPVREAIRKLELEGYVIMLPRRGTYVANLSIKDINEVFEIRTALDVLATGLAAERITEEELEQLERLLVQIGEFIEQNDMEKIVEIDTQFHDLLYRASRNDRLVGIINNLREQLTRFRSISMAYPGRLKKTLEEHSRMVEAIAQRNVKLAQKLAVEHMENSEQTLLLDMHDLKKE from the coding sequence ATGCAGCGAAGATTATCACCAATTAAGTTGGACAGTTATCAGCCGTTGCGCGAGGTGGTTTGTGAAACTTTGCGGGAAGCAATCCGGAGTGGCGTTTTACAGCCCGGGGAGCGGTTGATGGAGATTCAATTGGCCGAAGAATTGGGGGTCAGCCGGACTCCGGTGCGTGAGGCTATCCGCAAGCTGGAGCTGGAAGGCTATGTCATCATGCTGCCGCGCCGCGGGACTTATGTCGCCAATCTTTCCATTAAAGACATTAATGAAGTGTTTGAAATCAGAACTGCCCTGGATGTACTGGCGACGGGCCTTGCGGCTGAGCGGATTACCGAGGAGGAACTGGAGCAGCTCGAACGCCTGCTGGTTCAAATTGGTGAATTTATTGAACAAAATGACATGGAGAAGATCGTTGAAATTGATACGCAGTTTCATGACCTTTTATACCGGGCCAGCCGGAATGACCGGCTTGTCGGTATTATCAATAACCTGCGGGAGCAATTGACCCGGTTCCGTTCCATTTCTATGGCCTACCCCGGCCGTTTGAAGAAAACGCTGGAGGAACATAGCCGGATGGTGGAAGCAATTGCCCAGCGCAATGTTAAGCTGGCTCAGAAGCTGGCGGTTGAGCATATGGAAAACTCCGAACAAACATTGCTGCTGGACATGCATGATCTTAAGAAAGAATAA
- a CDS encoding nucleotidyltransferase family protein — MYDAIILAGGTNSKSLSTLNSQPYEALIEIAGRPMVSFVAEALAASSRVDRIFVIGPATELAKCEFPPTATILEGGRTILDTISIGIAALGHQNRVLIATADIPLLTTAAVDDFLVQCSKVTADLYYPVVGKEVNKRHYPASKRTYARLRDGVFTGGNIFLVNPAIVPQCMKVAAKIIANRKNPWKLACIMGWLFLFRFIIGRLSLKAAESRVSEILGITGAVIQSTYPELGIDVDKESDLELVRSTFSLSKN; from the coding sequence ATGTATGATGCCATTATCCTGGCCGGTGGAACAAACAGTAAAAGCCTGAGCACTCTCAATTCTCAGCCGTATGAGGCTTTAATAGAAATAGCCGGCAGACCGATGGTTTCGTTTGTTGCTGAAGCGTTGGCTGCAAGTTCCCGGGTGGACAGGATTTTCGTCATCGGTCCGGCGACAGAACTGGCAAAATGCGAGTTTCCGCCAACTGCAACTATCCTGGAAGGCGGCCGGACAATTCTGGATACCATCAGTATCGGCATTGCGGCTTTAGGGCACCAGAACCGGGTGTTAATTGCGACAGCGGATATTCCGTTATTAACGACAGCTGCGGTTGATGACTTTTTGGTTCAATGCAGCAAAGTAACCGCCGATTTATATTATCCGGTTGTGGGCAAAGAAGTGAACAAACGTCATTATCCTGCCAGTAAAAGGACGTATGCCAGACTGAGGGATGGCGTATTTACCGGGGGGAACATTTTTCTGGTCAATCCGGCCATTGTACCGCAGTGCATGAAGGTTGCGGCCAAAATTATCGCTAACCGGAAGAATCCCTGGAAACTGGCCTGCATTATGGGATGGCTGTTCTTATTCCGTTTTATCATCGGCCGGTTAAGTCTAAAAGCGGCCGAAAGCAGGGTTTCGGAAATACTGGGCATAACCGGGGCGGTCATTCAGTCCACCTATCCCGAATTAGGCATAGATGTTGACAAAGAAAGCGATCTTGAGCTTGTCCGGTCTACATTTTCGCTTAGCAAGAACTAA
- a CDS encoding acyl-CoA dehydratase activase → MKAYLGIDVGSVSTNITVLNQQGEVADALYIRTQGRPIAAVQEGLREIELRNPGLEVGGVGATGSGRQLTGVIVGADSVKNEITAHAVAAMHLVPGVQTVLEIGGQDSKLIIIRNHVVTDFAMNTVCAAGTGSFLDQQAARLNIPIEAFGELALESTAQVRIAGRCAVFAESDMIHKQQTGHLLADIINGLCQSLVRNYLNNVGKGKQITGPVLFQGGVAANKGMKRAFEEALNCEVVVPPHYHVMGAVGAALLAREETAGGKPTAFRGFAVVDRDYTPRSFECSGCANMCEVIELKMDGVVIGRWGDRCGKWSGSISVA, encoded by the coding sequence GTGAAGGCTTATTTGGGGATAGATGTAGGCTCTGTCAGTACCAATATTACGGTTTTGAATCAGCAGGGCGAGGTTGCCGACGCCTTGTATATCCGTACGCAGGGACGGCCGATCGCGGCTGTGCAGGAGGGCTTGCGGGAGATTGAACTGCGCAACCCCGGCCTGGAGGTTGGGGGCGTTGGCGCCACCGGCAGCGGCCGGCAGCTGACCGGGGTAATTGTCGGGGCCGACAGTGTTAAAAATGAGATTACCGCCCATGCAGTAGCAGCCATGCATTTAGTGCCTGGAGTGCAGACTGTGCTGGAAATCGGCGGGCAGGATTCCAAGCTGATCATTATCAGGAATCACGTGGTTACCGATTTTGCGATGAATACCGTATGCGCCGCCGGGACGGGGTCGTTTTTAGACCAGCAGGCGGCCCGACTGAATATACCAATTGAAGCGTTCGGGGAGCTGGCGTTGGAATCAACGGCGCAGGTGCGAATTGCCGGGCGGTGCGCTGTTTTTGCCGAGTCTGATATGATTCACAAGCAGCAGACCGGCCATTTACTGGCTGATATTATTAATGGCTTGTGCCAGTCCCTGGTGCGTAACTACCTTAATAATGTGGGTAAAGGCAAACAAATCACAGGGCCTGTTCTGTTTCAGGGCGGCGTTGCGGCCAATAAAGGCATGAAGCGCGCATTTGAGGAAGCGCTGAACTGTGAGGTTGTGGTACCGCCGCATTACCATGTAATGGGCGCAGTGGGGGCGGCCCTGCTGGCCAGGGAAGAGACTGCCGGCGGCAAACCAACCGCCTTCCGCGGCTTTGCTGTTGTGGACAGAGATTATACGCCCCGGAGCTTTGAGTGCAGCGGCTGCGCCAATATGTGTGAGGTTATTGAACTCAAAATGGACGGTGTTGTCATCGGCCGGTGGGGCGACAGGTGCGGCAAGTGGAGCGGCAGTATCAGCGTGGCTTGA
- a CDS encoding acyl-CoA dehydratase activase-related protein, producing the protein MQARIGLPQGLLYYQYGTVWERFFREIGAEVVVSGETSRQTMDCGSALDEVCLPAKVYYGHAVSLYSEVDYLFVPRIISVHKQQYTCPKIIGMPDMLRTNIGQLPPLIDVSVNLRQSSRDLYRAVTTVGRMVGKNALTSLRAWYRAWHSRDGANGCSPAGDGRTPVALIGHPYLIYDRQISMNIMAKMQQMGLTVLTPEMVDTKTADRAAAVLGKKIFWSGSHHLAGAALALMTASRPVKGVVFMTCFACGPDALIGELIAQRASALNIPCMNLSIDEHTAEAGFITRLEAFSDMLTRRWRPC; encoded by the coding sequence ATGCAGGCGAGAATAGGTTTGCCGCAAGGCTTATTATATTATCAATATGGGACGGTATGGGAGCGGTTTTTTCGCGAAATTGGGGCCGAGGTTGTGGTTTCCGGTGAAACGAGCAGGCAAACCATGGATTGCGGCAGCGCCCTGGACGAAGTTTGTCTGCCGGCTAAAGTATATTATGGTCATGCGGTCAGCTTGTACAGCGAGGTCGACTATTTATTTGTCCCGCGGATCATCAGTGTACATAAGCAGCAGTATACCTGCCCTAAAATTATCGGCATGCCGGATATGCTGCGAACGAATATCGGCCAGTTGCCGCCGCTTATTGACGTTAGTGTCAATCTGCGCCAGAGCAGCCGGGATTTGTACCGGGCGGTAACAACGGTGGGCCGGATGGTCGGCAAAAATGCTTTGACCAGCCTGCGCGCCTGGTACCGGGCCTGGCACAGCAGAGACGGGGCTAACGGCTGCAGTCCTGCCGGAGATGGCCGTACGCCGGTGGCTTTGATTGGCCACCCTTATCTGATTTATGACCGGCAAATCAGTATGAATATCATGGCTAAAATGCAGCAAATGGGCCTGACCGTGCTGACGCCGGAAATGGTGGATACGAAAACGGCCGACCGGGCGGCAGCTGTTTTGGGCAAAAAGATATTCTGGAGCGGCAGCCATCATTTGGCCGGCGCTGCTTTGGCGCTGATGACGGCGTCCAGGCCGGTGAAAGGGGTGGTTTTTATGACTTGTTTCGCCTGCGGCCCGGATGCTTTAATTGGTGAACTGATTGCTCAACGCGCCAGTGCGCTAAATATTCCCTGCATGAATTTATCAATTGATGAACATACGGCTGAGGCCGGATTCATTACGAGGCTGGAAGCTTTTTCTGATATGCTGACCCGGAGGTGGCGGCCATGCTGA
- the purR gene encoding pur operon repressor: MNKVRRVERIVALTKILVDMPGRLFSLGYFSELFGAAKSTLSEDMAAIKAAMQQFGLGTLETVAGAAGGVRFVPVRAERAVNCLLQDLAARLAEPERIIPGGFLYMTDILFNPALMVQVGEIFRRQLGRLEPDYIMTVETKGIPPALMTARAFDLPLVIVRQGSKVTEGPAVSINYVTGSSKRIQTMSLPRRAIQAGAKVLVIDDFMKAGGTARGMNDLAREVGVEVVGTGVLVATAEPAEKLVQDYFALLILHSVDQYAKTIDIRPAL, from the coding sequence ATGAATAAAGTGCGGAGAGTCGAGCGGATTGTCGCTTTAACTAAAATACTTGTGGATATGCCGGGACGGTTGTTTTCTCTTGGTTATTTCAGTGAATTGTTTGGTGCGGCAAAATCCACTTTGAGTGAGGATATGGCGGCAATTAAGGCCGCAATGCAGCAATTTGGCCTTGGCACTTTGGAAACTGTAGCCGGAGCGGCAGGCGGAGTACGCTTTGTCCCCGTCAGAGCAGAGCGGGCCGTGAACTGTTTACTGCAGGATTTGGCTGCCAGGCTGGCTGAGCCGGAACGGATTATTCCGGGCGGATTTTTGTATATGACTGACATCCTGTTTAATCCGGCGCTAATGGTTCAAGTCGGCGAAATTTTTCGCCGGCAGCTGGGCCGGCTGGAGCCTGACTATATCATGACGGTCGAGACGAAAGGGATACCGCCGGCCTTGATGACAGCCAGGGCGTTTGACTTGCCGCTGGTTATTGTAAGGCAGGGCAGTAAGGTGACGGAAGGCCCGGCGGTTAGCATAAATTATGTCACCGGTTCTTCCAAGCGTATCCAAACGATGTCTTTGCCCCGCCGGGCAATTCAGGCCGGCGCCAAGGTGCTGGTGATTGATGATTTTATGAAGGCCGGAGGTACGGCCAGAGGCATGAATGATCTGGCCCGTGAAGTCGGGGTAGAGGTTGTGGGGACAGGCGTATTGGTCGCCACTGCCGAACCGGCCGAAAAACTGGTTCAGGACTATTTTGCGCTGCTCATTTTGCATAGTGTGGATCAATATGCCAAGACGATAGATATCAGGCCGGCGCTTTAG
- the ilvA gene encoding threonine ammonia-lyase: MLSARDVQEAGKALRGIIHQTPLDRSATFSAMAGCDVYLKLENLQKTGSFKIRGSYNKIRLLTPDESARGVIAASAGNHAQGVAYAARRGRVKATIVMPEAAPLAKITATRGYGAEVVLSGAGYDDAYLKAQEIQQQTGQTFVHAFDDDAVIAGQGTVGLEILEALADVTAIVVPIGGGGLIAGVALAVKEMAPHVKIYGVQSEGAPAVYMSKREHTIKTTPDAVTMADGIAVKVPGNLTFSIIDQYVDDVVVVNDEAIANTILMVLERAKLMVEGAGAVGLAAILNGKIPAGGKVASIISGGNIDVNFISRIIERGLVKAGRRVKITTLIADRPGTLQNLLAVITKLKANVIHVYHDRVERNVPIGQAVVEISLETRDALHTEEIMAGLRQQGYIARII, from the coding sequence GTGTTATCGGCACGTGATGTTCAGGAAGCAGGCAAGGCTTTAAGGGGAATTATTCACCAAACGCCGCTGGATCGCAGCGCTACTTTTAGTGCTATGGCCGGCTGTGATGTGTATTTAAAACTGGAGAATTTACAAAAAACCGGCTCGTTCAAAATTCGTGGCTCTTATAATAAAATCCGCTTGCTGACTCCGGATGAGAGCGCCCGCGGGGTGATTGCGGCCTCAGCCGGAAATCACGCGCAGGGGGTGGCTTATGCCGCCCGCAGGGGCCGGGTCAAGGCGACCATTGTCATGCCCGAAGCTGCTCCACTGGCGAAGATTACCGCAACAAGGGGTTACGGCGCTGAAGTGGTGTTAAGCGGCGCCGGTTATGATGACGCTTATCTCAAAGCCCAGGAAATTCAACAGCAGACCGGGCAAACCTTTGTGCATGCGTTTGATGATGACGCGGTGATTGCCGGTCAGGGAACCGTTGGCCTGGAGATTTTAGAGGCGCTGGCGGATGTAACGGCCATTGTTGTGCCGATTGGCGGCGGCGGGCTGATCGCCGGAGTGGCATTGGCGGTAAAGGAAATGGCCCCTCATGTGAAAATTTACGGGGTTCAGTCTGAAGGCGCTCCGGCGGTATATATGTCAAAACGGGAACACACCATTAAGACCACTCCCGACGCAGTAACGATGGCTGACGGTATTGCCGTAAAAGTTCCGGGTAATCTGACCTTTTCGATTATCGATCAATATGTCGATGATGTTGTGGTGGTTAACGATGAGGCTATCGCCAATACTATTTTAATGGTTTTGGAGCGGGCTAAACTCATGGTGGAAGGCGCCGGAGCCGTTGGCCTGGCGGCCATTTTAAACGGTAAAATTCCGGCTGGCGGCAAGGTGGCGAGTATTATTTCCGGTGGCAATATCGATGTTAATTTTATTTCGCGAATTATTGAGCGCGGCCTGGTAAAAGCCGGCCGGAGGGTAAAAATAACCACATTAATTGCCGACCGCCCCGGCACACTGCAGAACCTGCTGGCGGTAATTACCAAATTAAAAGCTAATGTAATTCATGTTTATCATGACCGGGTGGAGCGTAATGTTCCTATTGGCCAGGCGGTGGTTGAAATCAGCCTGGAAACCAGGGACGCTTTGCACACGGAAGAAATTATGGCCGGTTTACGCCAGCAGGGCTATATTGCCAGGATTATCTAG
- the glmU gene encoding bifunctional UDP-N-acetylglucosamine diphosphorylase/glucosamine-1-phosphate N-acetyltransferase GlmU encodes MSQLLAVILAAGKGTRMKSALPKVLHRVGGKPMVQHVLDAAKTAGAVRSIVVIGFGAQSVAAALGEQAEYVVQAEQLGTGHAVLQARRLLAEFDGTVMILCGDTPLLQAGVLEKLYEGHSKAHAAATVLTAQMPDPAGYGRVIRDSSGRVMKIVEHKDASPAELAVNEVNTGIYCFERAALFEALAGLNCNNAQGEYYLTDVIDILTRRKAAVYAVTADDCQETLGINSRVQLAEAEKILRKRKLQELMDNGVTIMDTDSTFIDASVTVGADTVIYPFTWLEGATVIGRCCEIGPSTRLQNTKVGDNTVLHFVYSHDCEIEANVTVGPYVHLRPGTKLAQGVKIGNFVEVKNSQIGTGSKIPHLSYIGDTDMGQKVNIGSGTITVNYDGVNKHRTIIEDGAFVGCNTNLVAPVTVGQGAYIAAGSTITKDVPPTALGVGRARQTNIEGWAGKRR; translated from the coding sequence ATGTCACAATTATTGGCGGTGATTTTGGCTGCCGGCAAAGGCACCCGGATGAAATCGGCGCTGCCCAAGGTTCTACACCGTGTAGGCGGGAAACCGATGGTTCAGCATGTTCTGGATGCGGCTAAAACGGCTGGCGCGGTGCGCAGCATTGTTGTTATTGGCTTTGGCGCTCAAAGTGTTGCAGCCGCGCTAGGCGAGCAGGCTGAATATGTTGTACAGGCCGAACAATTAGGCACAGGCCATGCAGTGCTGCAGGCCCGCCGGTTACTGGCGGAGTTTGACGGCACAGTCATGATCCTGTGCGGCGATACTCCGCTTTTACAGGCCGGGGTGCTGGAAAAATTATATGAAGGGCATAGTAAAGCCCATGCGGCTGCTACCGTTCTAACCGCCCAAATGCCTGACCCGGCCGGTTACGGCCGGGTTATTCGCGATTCCAGCGGGCGGGTGATGAAAATAGTAGAGCATAAGGACGCCAGCCCGGCTGAATTGGCGGTGAATGAGGTCAATACCGGTATATATTGTTTTGAAAGAGCGGCTTTGTTTGAGGCATTGGCCGGACTTAACTGCAATAATGCCCAGGGAGAATACTATCTTACCGATGTCATTGATATTCTGACCCGGCGGAAGGCGGCAGTTTATGCGGTTACCGCTGATGACTGCCAGGAAACGCTGGGGATTAATTCGCGGGTACAGCTTGCTGAAGCCGAAAAGATATTGCGTAAGCGCAAATTGCAGGAACTGATGGATAACGGGGTAACCATCATGGATACTGACAGTACTTTTATTGATGCTTCGGTGACGGTAGGCGCCGATACCGTCATTTATCCTTTTACCTGGCTGGAAGGGGCAACCGTGATTGGCCGTTGTTGTGAGATTGGCCCCAGCACCCGGCTGCAAAATACTAAGGTCGGCGACAACACAGTTTTGCATTTTGTATACTCACATGACTGCGAAATTGAAGCAAATGTTACGGTCGGACCATATGTGCATTTGCGTCCGGGCACTAAGCTGGCGCAAGGCGTAAAAATCGGCAATTTTGTTGAAGTTAAAAATTCACAGATCGGTACAGGCAGCAAAATTCCCCATCTCAGTTATATTGGCGACACTGACATGGGCCAAAAAGTCAATATCGGTTCCGGCACGATTACGGTCAATTATGACGGCGTCAATAAGCACCGGACCATCATTGAGGATGGGGCGTTTGTGGGCTGCAATACCAACTTGGTGGCGCCGGTGACGGTCGGCCAGGGCGCTTACATTGCCGCCGGTTCGACGATTACGAAAGATGTTCCGCCAACCGCTTTAGGGGTGGGCCGGGCCCGCCAAACCAATATTGAAGGCTGGGCCGGAAAACGGCGCTAA
- a CDS encoding ribose-phosphate diphosphokinase: protein MVLEDSQRLRIFTGNSNPALAHEIATHIGVTVGDAFVGHFNNGETQVIIDESVRGKEVFIVQPTCYPVNDSLMELLIMVDACKRASARHVTAVIPYYAYARQDRKTRGREPISAKLVANLLTTAGVSRVVTMDLHAGQIQGFFDIPLDHLIGVPILADYIESKKLTDLVVVSPDLGGVTRARQFADRLHAPIAIIEKRRPMPGVAEVMNLIGSVEGKTAIIIDDIVDTAGSLTEGAKALERFGAKEVFACCTHAVLSDPAVERILASNMKELIITNTIPLPAAKVNPKIKVLSVAPLFGEAIVRIFSELSVSKLFD from the coding sequence ATGGTGTTAGAGGATAGTCAACGTTTGCGTATTTTTACCGGAAATTCCAACCCGGCTTTAGCGCACGAAATTGCCACCCATATTGGAGTGACGGTCGGGGATGCTTTTGTGGGACATTTTAATAATGGCGAGACCCAGGTTATCATTGATGAAAGCGTGCGCGGCAAAGAGGTATTTATTGTGCAGCCGACTTGTTACCCGGTTAATGACAGCCTGATGGAATTGCTGATTATGGTTGATGCCTGCAAGCGCGCTTCCGCCCGGCATGTTACGGCGGTCATTCCTTATTACGCCTATGCCCGGCAGGACCGGAAAACTCGCGGCCGTGAGCCGATTTCGGCCAAACTGGTGGCTAATCTTTTAACAACAGCCGGCGTTAGCCGGGTCGTAACAATGGATTTGCATGCCGGCCAAATTCAGGGATTCTTTGATATACCACTGGACCATCTGATTGGCGTGCCGATTCTGGCGGATTACATCGAGTCAAAAAAGCTCACTGATTTAGTGGTTGTATCGCCTGATCTGGGCGGTGTTACCAGAGCCAGACAGTTTGCCGACCGCCTGCATGCGCCAATTGCCATTATTGAAAAGCGCCGGCCAATGCCTGGCGTGGCCGAAGTGATGAACCTGATTGGCAGTGTTGAAGGGAAAACTGCAATTATTATTGACGATATTGTCGATACTGCCGGTTCTCTGACCGAAGGGGCCAAAGCGCTGGAGCGGTTTGGCGCCAAAGAGGTTTTTGCCTGTTGTACGCATGCTGTGCTGAGTGACCCGGCGGTTGAGCGTATTCTGGCTTCCAATATGAAAGAACTTATTATAACAAATACCATTCCGCTGCCGGCAGCAAAAGTGAATCCGAAGATTAAAGTTTTATCTGTTGCGCCGCTGTTTGGTGAAGCTATTGTACGTATTTTCAGTGAATTGTCGGTCAGCAAACTGTTTGATTGA
- a CDS encoding GNAT family N-acetyltransferase — protein MLCQLTIGRAVPEDIPGIAAVFSESFEESVLHHCGQMPKPQAMQDVFQLVYEAEPQAALVARSSDGAVAGYCFAPTKLPGLWVKAVLDGHVFKWGWRWLTGQYGFGLQPLQVIVLNKMTFLRSAFTPAKSANARILSIAVAKSCRGQGGGGALMEAAISYFRSRKVKRVRLEVRPDNAAAIKVYSRFGFYNGGYTADSQGQWLIMFKEMEQG, from the coding sequence ATGCTCTGTCAGTTGACCATTGGGCGGGCCGTACCGGAAGATATTCCGGGAATTGCCGCTGTTTTTAGCGAAAGTTTTGAGGAAAGCGTTTTACATCATTGCGGACAAATGCCAAAGCCGCAAGCGATGCAGGACGTGTTTCAACTGGTGTATGAAGCGGAACCGCAGGCTGCTTTGGTGGCCAGAAGCAGCGATGGGGCTGTGGCGGGCTATTGTTTTGCGCCGACAAAGCTGCCCGGGTTATGGGTTAAGGCAGTGCTTGACGGGCATGTATTCAAATGGGGCTGGCGCTGGCTGACCGGACAGTACGGCTTTGGCTTGCAGCCGCTGCAAGTGATTGTATTAAACAAAATGACCTTTTTGCGTTCGGCATTTACACCGGCCAAATCGGCAAATGCCCGTATTTTATCGATTGCAGTTGCCAAAAGCTGCCGGGGACAGGGTGGCGGCGGCGCATTGATGGAGGCAGCGATCAGCTATTTTCGTTCCCGCAAAGTAAAGCGGGTCCGGCTGGAGGTCAGGCCGGACAATGCAGCGGCAATTAAAGTTTACAGCAGATTTGGTTTTTATAACGGCGGTTATACTGCCGATTCACAGGGACAGTGGCTGATCATGTTTAAAGAAATGGAGCAGGGATGA
- a CDS encoding polysaccharide deacetylase family protein, whose product MMLDVNMRLISMLGLLTGIVIIGLALDYLYIARRPVRWGLYVAIAGILCGVGLTLTAVLPENNIYGRVFCQGDIKNKVVALTFDDGPYPPYTEQILDILKADDVKATFFIVGKNAAQHPDLVRRIFMEGHQIGNHTYHHIDLLKANRQTVIEELERTNDVLLSITGVKPHIVRPPHGFRDPVVLEVMAGLGLKVVEWSVMSRDWTNPGVEKIVNRTLDKITNGSVVLLHDGDGIRSEASRAQTVAAVRLIIEHLKTEGYSFVTVDDILANMKGVSR is encoded by the coding sequence ATGATGTTAGATGTCAACATGCGCCTGATTAGTATGCTGGGGTTGCTGACCGGAATTGTAATTATCGGGTTGGCGCTGGATTATCTCTATATTGCCCGGCGACCGGTGCGCTGGGGGCTGTATGTAGCTATTGCGGGCATACTTTGCGGGGTAGGACTGACGTTAACCGCGGTATTGCCGGAGAATAATATTTACGGCCGGGTATTCTGCCAGGGCGATATAAAAAACAAGGTGGTTGCCCTGACTTTTGATGACGGCCCTTATCCGCCCTATACGGAGCAGATTTTGGATATATTAAAAGCGGATGATGTTAAGGCTACCTTTTTTATTGTCGGCAAAAATGCCGCCCAGCATCCTGATCTTGTCCGGCGGATATTTATGGAAGGCCATCAAATCGGCAACCATACCTATCACCATATTGACTTACTGAAAGCCAACCGGCAAACGGTGATTGAGGAGCTGGAAAGAACCAATGACGTGCTGTTGTCTATTACTGGCGTTAAGCCGCATATTGTACGGCCGCCCCACGGTTTTCGCGATCCGGTGGTTTTGGAAGTCATGGCCGGGTTGGGACTGAAAGTTGTTGAATGGTCGGTCATGAGCCGGGATTGGACCAATCCCGGGGTGGAAAAAATAGTCAACCGGACGCTGGATAAGATAACGAACGGTTCGGTGGTTTTATTGCATGACGGCGACGGCATCAGGTCAGAGGCGTCGCGGGCGCAAACGGTTGCTGCAGTCAGGCTGATCATTGAACATTTAAAAACAGAAGGGTATAGCTTTGTTACTGTGGATGATATTCTCGCTAACATGAAGGGTGTGAGTCGTTGA
- the pth gene encoding aminoacyl-tRNA hydrolase: protein MKIVVGLGNPGQEYCATRHNAGFMVIDELARRWEAQHWRRKFEAEIAEERSIAGGPVLLVKPQTYMNLSGDAVGALAKWYKVSAENITVIYDDMDLAVGRIRLRGKGSSGGHRGVESLISQLGADCFNRVRVGIGRPPAGWTVNHYVLSRFDSEEQPLIKGAVERSAEAVECVIAHGLAKAMNSFSK, encoded by the coding sequence TTGAAAATTGTTGTTGGACTGGGAAATCCCGGTCAGGAATATTGCGCTACCCGTCATAACGCTGGTTTTATGGTGATTGATGAACTTGCCCGGCGGTGGGAAGCGCAGCATTGGCGCAGGAAATTTGAAGCGGAAATTGCCGAAGAACGTTCAATCGCCGGCGGGCCGGTGCTGCTGGTTAAGCCTCAGACCTATATGAATCTCAGCGGCGATGCCGTTGGCGCTTTGGCAAAGTGGTATAAAGTTTCCGCCGAGAATATTACGGTTATCTATGATGATATGGACCTGGCGGTTGGCCGAATCCGGCTGCGCGGCAAGGGCAGCTCAGGCGGCCACCGCGGCGTCGAATCGCTGATCAGCCAACTGGGCGCTGATTGTTTTAACCGTGTACGGGTCGGCATTGGCCGGCCGCCGGCCGGCTGGACGGTCAATCATTACGTGCTAAGCCGGTTTGACAGCGAGGAACAGCCGCTGATCAAGGGCGCCGTGGAGCGTTCGGCTGAAGCTGTCGAATGCGTAATCGCCCACGGGCTGGCTAAGGCGATGAATAGTTTTAGCAAGTAG
- a CDS encoding polysaccharide deacetylase family protein, with translation MKEGLFKMLTRRQFLKSGAGVLGAAAGLSFFSASGIIDQFSQSLPVLLYHRVGPESDDLTVSTERFAEDMAYLAREGYHTISLDQVGQQIRGAIKLPEKPVLITFDDGYLDNYTNAFPILQNFGLQASFYLITGMIGQVNRMSAAQVREMQAAGMSFGSHTVTHRPLAGLTPNEAAAELNNSKTWLEQMLGREIAFTAYPCGSFSAQTLRLAAEAGYIGGFSTRSGLAAFRNRLAIRRIPIFHFDRSIAYVMLKKGFLPTLFGQ, from the coding sequence ATGAAAGAAGGCTTATTCAAGATGCTTACGCGCCGTCAGTTTTTAAAAAGTGGTGCAGGTGTGCTCGGTGCTGCAGCCGGGCTGTCTTTTTTTTCAGCAAGCGGAATCATCGACCAATTTTCACAAAGTCTGCCAGTGCTGTTATATCACCGGGTCGGTCCGGAATCTGACGATCTGACCGTCAGTACGGAACGCTTTGCGGAGGATATGGCCTATCTTGCCAGAGAGGGCTATCACACGATCTCGTTGGATCAGGTCGGACAACAGATCAGAGGTGCAATAAAATTGCCGGAAAAACCGGTGCTGATTACGTTTGATGATGGTTATTTGGATAATTACACCAATGCTTTTCCTATTCTGCAAAACTTTGGCCTGCAAGCGAGTTTTTATCTTATTACCGGAATGATCGGACAGGTAAACCGGATGTCGGCGGCGCAGGTTCGTGAAATGCAGGCAGCCGGGATGAGTTTTGGGTCCCATACGGTAACTCACCGGCCGCTGGCGGGATTAACGCCAAATGAAGCCGCGGCCGAACTGAACAATTCTAAAACGTGGTTAGAGCAAATGCTGGGCAGGGAAATCGCTTTTACTGCGTATCCCTGCGGCAGCTTTAGCGCCCAAACGTTAAGGCTGGCGGCTGAAGCCGGTTATATTGGCGGATTTTCAACGCGCTCCGGGCTGGCCGCTTTTCGCAACAGGCTGGCCATTCGCCGGATTCCAATTTTTCATTTTGACCGGTCCATCGCCTATGTAATGCTGAAAAAAGGTTTTTTGCCAACCCTGTTTGGGCAGTAG